The sequence below is a genomic window from Harmonia axyridis chromosome 1, icHarAxyr1.1, whole genome shotgun sequence.
CGCGCGACGCTCTGTATCACTCGTGGTTTTGTTTATGAATATGCTGCGTTGCGTGTGACAAATCAGCATACATTAAACCTCACAACCTCCTAGCCAATCAACAGCGCCATGTCTTCGACTGTGATCGTGTGAAGTCGTTTGTCAATCGACGAGGGAGAATTTCTGGCGGGATTTATACAAAAACCATTTAGAAACAGACAGTTAACGATTGTTAGCAGTGTGTTTCTGTACTACTTCAGAATTATTGCACCTATTGTTTAGAGCGAATTGACTTGTGTCCAGAAGAAAGTTATTCCATATTATTACTGTTTTCTATACCACCAATCTAGGAAAAGCTTCAAcgtgaatatttaaaaaaagcaGTTTTCACTGCTAAGTTGAATATACCTTTATTTGAATTCTAAATTGTTCAATTATGGAGTCAGTTAGGTAAGCTTCCTTATTTAAATGTTTTTTAGCATTAATGCACGTATTTTTTGCAGTGCGAATCCACTAATTTGCGAAGTATGTCAAAAGGAGTTTACCAATGTATGGAACAAAAAGAGGCACCTTCTTAAAATTCATAATGACGAATCGGCAAAAACGAATAGGAAGCAGCATATAATGTGTTCTGTTTGCCCAGGGGAAAACAGAGAGAAGTTTTCATGCTATAATGATTTGGACAAACATTTAGCAACGAGCCATGACGTAAATATTAAAGAAAGTATGTTAAGTTTTCAGAGCAATGAAGAGTTTAAAGCATGGCGAGGAAAGGAGAATAGAGAAGTTGATTATGTCTGTGTCAGGACTTTGAAAACTAAGAATGGGGAAACAATAGTAAACTACAACTGTAACCGAAGTGATTATAGAGGTAAGACCTGATTGAATGGATTATTATAAGAAAATAACTGTTTATTTTTAAGGATACGAATGTGTAGGTCAGAAACGCCATATGAAGTCCGGAGGCAGTATTCACATTCAAGGAGTATGTCCTTCAAGAATGTTAGTTAAAACTGCAACAAATGGTAACTATATTAACACTATGGATACAGTATATGTTGCCTTTATCTACTAGGTTACGTTGGGGTCTCTTAAATGTCAAATTTCTTAAAGTTTAGTGGATTATCAGCCACTGAAACAACCAGCATACGAATCCAGTGACTGATTCACTGAACATATCCAATACATATAAATAGTAGTATCTAAATTAATATTctacatattattgtttattagGAATTGTCACAGTCACATTTGTGGAGACACATGTGGGTCATAATGATGAGCTAAGAACAAAACGACTCACTGAGTATCAACAAAACCTTATTGTTGAGAAGTTAACTGCCGGTGTATCAACTGAAAGAATTATTCAAGATGCTAGGATCATACGAGATGACAAATTAGATAGACTAAATCTAATAACGAGGGGAGATCTAGCATATTTAATGAGAAAATTTAACCTTGACAAAAGAAGGGATGCTGACGATATGGTAGCAACTGCCTTGAAAGTAGAAGAGTGGAATGGACGAGGAGAAAATTATGcgtttttattcaaaagaaTTGGTGAGGTAATCTATATAATGAATTAACAAAATGCTGAATGTTTTATATCATTTTAGGTGAATGTTGTCCTGGATTGAGGGATGAAGATTTTGCTTTGGCCTACATGAACGGAGTTATGGAAAAAAAGTTGAGAGATTTTAAAAGAATCATTTGTGTCGACGGTACACATGGAACCAACAGGAATAACTGGGATCTAACAATTGTTTTagttaaagatgagaaaaacATGGGTTTTCCTGTTGCCTTTCTGCTCTCAAATAGATTGGACCAAACTATACAAGAGCATTTTTTTACTGCACTCAAATCAAGACTAGGTGAATCCATTCAAGCAGAGTTCTTTATGAGTGATGACGATACAAAATATTATAATGCATGGACCAAAGTGATGAAGACGGACAAAGAACCTAGAAGACTTCTTTGTACATGGCACGTTATTAAAAATTGGAATATTCAAGGGAGATCCAAAATCAAGAATTTACAAATCAAACAGgacatgaagaaaaaaatgagagCAATTCTAAAAGAAACAGATCCCTCAATATTTTTACAATTGAAAGAAACCTATTTCAAACATTTGGAGGAGGAAGGGGAAAATGATTTTCTCAAGTATCTGCAGAGGTAAGTAACTAACTACTCTAAATGTTTATTGAGAATGAATCTAAAGAGTATTACTTTCTTCTAGCTTTTATTTCAAGAATGAAGAAAGAATAAAAATGTGGGCCCACTGTCATAGGATTAATGCAGGAATAAATACCAATATGGCTATCGAAAGCTTAAATAAAGtacttaaatataataaaatgagaACACAACGTAATATTAGGtatgttatatttttatttgtataAATGGAATTGATTTACTATAATGTTAACAGGGTTGAGAAATTATTGGATCTATTAGATGAGCTGGTTGAAGAAAAGATGTGGACCAAAATAATAAATGTTGAGAGACCTAACGCTAATAATTATCAACACAAGGTAACTGTGGAATCACACAAAAAGGCAGAGAAAATGGAAGGTAAGGTAAAGCCACAAGAATTGGGAACATTCAAGGTAACATCTTGTTCAATCAAtgataaattttatattgtaagTATTAAAGAACTTTGTGATGATGATTGTAGAGCAGGATATTGCCATATATGTAAAATATGTATACATAGATACGAGTGTCAGTGTCCTGAAAATGCGGTGAAACAAGTACTATGTAAACATATACATGCTGTATCTTTGTTTGAGGCGAGAAGCGATTCTGTTGTAGATTCCTCACATTCAGATGATGACAATCAATTACAAGTGAACGAGCCTTCTGGAACCGAATTGCGATACCAGGAAGATCTAAATCACTTTATTCAGGAGAGCAGAGAAAATAATAAGTCCATTACTTCTGAAGAAAGACGAGAGGTATCATATACATACATATGTGATGTTCTGTATATCAACTCTGGTTACTTTAGGGTTCCGTAACTGCTAAAAAGTTTGTGCATAATCAATTACTGAAACAACCAACATTACCAGTCCAGTAGCTCTGGTTGATTTACGGACCATAATCATATATGTCTTTTGTTTCTGTTAGATGTTGACAGTATATGCTTTGCAGTTTGCAATAATGGAACATACCAATTTTATCAGAAGTTTAGATGATGACACACTTTATAAATTCTTGGCAGAGATATCAAAACTTAGAACTAATATGGGACTAGATGGTAGTGAGCATGtttcaaaaaaaaggaaaatggaGAAACAATCCTATtttccaaacaaaaaataacagcttcttattttatattgtaatataCATAACTATTTGCTAAATTTTTCTCAGTTGTTTGCTGATATATAATCAAAGGTGATGGTGTTGTTTGCTTATTTTTGAAGTAGTTAATTCtatgattattattcaatactttgaacagaattaaatttttgcaggaTGCTTTGTACTTGAGGGTGTGGTATAATGTAATTATATTTAGctaatatttttataatagttACTCATTTGTAAATAGGTAAATTTTATATGTTGAATTGTATTCATAGGTGTGGCATAATGTAATATATGTATAGTTATAGTtctaaataatttcattttctaagAATCATTCTAGTGAAGGCTTGATAACATTCCGAAAATTAACTCACTGAAATTTTCACTTTTGAAActtgatcaatattttttgttagaGATTACTatacaaatattatattttggttCAGGTGTAGGGGAGCTGGGAGCCTGtaattatctaaaaaaaattgcaactCCTATAGGGTTTATCTTCGGATAGATCTTCAAATGGACAACTGTTGGAATAATTAATGTAGTTACTTTGTACATatagtttaatttttgttaatGTTCAATTGTATTTAATGGTGTGGTAATGTGATATATGTATAGTTATAGTTCTAAATAATTTCAGACACAAATAAACATTCTAGTGAAGGCTTGATAACATTCCGAAAATTAACTCTCTGAACTTTTCACTTTTGAAAcaagatcaatttttttttacagattcGCGTACTGTACCTatacaaatattatattttggttCAGGTGTAGGGGAGCTGGGAGCCTGAAATTATCTAATAAATATTGCCACTATTATAAGGtatatcttcaaaatgaataactgTAGGAATTATTAATGTAGTTACTTTGTACATAGTTACATTTTTATATGTTCAATTGTATTGAGTTACTAACTCTTGAATGTATAATAAAGTATTTATATGATGAATAAAACCTATAATTTACTCTTTGTATTTTTTCCTAGTATATTTTGCAAGCAAAGATATATTCCTATCTCCTTACTCCTAATCAATTAACGATGAAATCGCTAGTTTCTATACTTTGTAATTTACCAAAatccaatgaaatttcatttctgttaaATAAATCAACTTATTATATCTCGTtaaaataattacatattttttatgttcacCTCCAATGATACACTCATAACATTATAGCTTTAAATGTCTTAGTTTAATCATTTGCGTTCTTCTTACTATCTATACTTATCCGAAGTACTCCCATATCTTACATTCATAATACTGGTGATGTAAATCTCCATTTTGTTATCAATTCGTAATtactggtttcattttgaagaataatgatatttattaatttcaatatctaTTAGTTCTAGTTCATCCTTTACCTTAGAAAGCGTCTGGCATGAAAGTAATTTGAATagtaaaaatatcaatatttttattcgtTCAGTTAAATATAGTtaagtacaaaatttcatttacatcAAAGATTATAGATTAGTCTATTATTATTCGATTCGCATTCTTACAATAATATCGTCTcaaattcaaacaaacgaaatttgaattcgcGCCAAATAGACCACGCCTCAAGTATTCTTATTGGCTAGGAGGATGTGAGATGTAATGTATCCTTGACAAATCGCAGTACGATACAGAGCAACTGTCGCAATTCCTCGTCCGCCTCACTTGGAATCGTAATATTGACCAGTTACTAGTTGCATATTACACGTTCACGTTGTTATAGGTTATAATTTCTATTTTCTCTTGATTCTATCGCGTGCATCATGGATGAATCAACCTTAAAAAGATTGTTCGGGCGTTTGTGCCAAAATGTAAACATTCTCAATATAACAGCTGTGGACAACAACGAAAAGTTCAGTATTTTAGTGCAGTGTAAGCTTTCAGGAGTGGGCACAGTGGATGAAAAATGTGACAATTGGGTAAAAGATTTTTCATACTCGACCAATACAAACTGGATAACGTTAAGACGTTATCCTAATGCAACTCGCTATGAATTCCGAAAGCTATACGTGTGTCAACACTCATCATTGAATAAAGTAGCTGAACGAAAACGGCAGTCGTGTGAAGTTAGGAACAAAAATTGCAAAGCACAAATAGacattaaattcaaaaaaattaatagaaacacaataaaaaatgatgtgcTGTTAAAAGACGGAATTAACGTagtgataaaaataaattttcaacattccCATAGGATAAATGTGGCACAAGCTTTTCGATACTTGCGTGTGAACAAGACAGTACAAGACATTTTTGAGTCATACTTTATTTCGGGAATGACTCCGTCAGCTGCTAGattttatcatgaaatgaaaataattgaatctgGTTCTGAAGAAACGAAGGAAATACAGAATGTAAGTACAGCATATCTTCTTGCTAATGCTAGAGAAAATCCTACTGAGAGGCAGATAAAGTACTTGTATGATAAGTGGCGTTTCTCTCAGTACGGTAGTcgagaagaaaaaagtatgatagAAGTTCTCAAGAACAGACAGTCCTTGTTGCAGAAATCCGGCGGTACACTAGTCATCAAAGAAAATCCTTTTATCGCAGTTGTTATTACTCCAATAATGCGACGcgcatttcttcaaaatttatgcACTGAAATGGTTTTCGTGGACTCCAGCGGATCTTGCGATCAGACAAATACTTGTGTCACATTTCTATTCACTTCAAACAAAACAGGGGCTGTTCCTATCGCATGCATTCTTCACACATCCCAAACTGAAGCGAATTATACTTTAGCTTTTGCGTCTGCCACTGAAGCAATCGAAGTAGAAAATAGAAAGTTCGATCCAAAAGTGTTTATGACTGATGACAGTGCATCCGAGCGCAATGCGTTATCAGCTGTATTTCCGAACTCCATATTACTTCTATGTACATTCCATCTTTGTCAAGCTTTATGGAGATGGCTCTGGCAAACTGACCATAACGTGAAAAAGGAGGACAGAAGAACAGTGATGGAAATGTTTAGGAACATACTTTACGCTCCAACATTACAAGATTCAGAAGAGAATTATGATTTCTTGATGAGTAATAATATAGTGCAAAGTAACAAAGCATTATATGATCATCTGGAGAAATTGTGGGTCCGCAGAAAAGAATGGTGTATTTCGTacagaaataatataataacaagAGGTAACAATACTAATAATTACACTGAAGCTTCAATTAGGATTTTTAAAGATATAGTTTTGCAAAGGTGCAAGGTTTTTAACTCTTGTGCATTGGTTGATTTTATCATCAATGTGTTCGAAAACTactataagcgaaaattgttgGAATTTGCAAATTCAAGAAGATCTAAACCCCAAAttgattatagaaatatgtgttTTAGAGCAAAAGATATTAACATTATTTATCAAAGGGACAATACAATTTTCCATGTTGCATCTGAAAAAGATTCCAATTTATTTTATACAGTGAATGCTAAAATTGCTTTTTGTGATTGTCCATCAGGCACAGGTGGCAAATTCTGTAAGCACCTATGCGCAATAGAACAAAAATTTGGTATATTATTTAAAACGTCTCCAGTTCTAAGCGTTCATGACAGAATACAATTAGCCAAATTAGCTGTTGGGCATTCAGCACCAgaggaattttataaaaatatggaTTCAAACACAACTGATCTTGAAAACTTTGAAAACTCAGTTCAATCAACTAATTCTGTTCCTGCTGAAGTAGACTTAGCAACATCAATGGATTTACAAATGAACGCCGAAGAATGTGAAAGCCGATttaaagaagaaattaaaaGAATGCGCAGTGAATTTGAGCGCATAACAAGTACGCTCGAAGACAATCAAAGCCCAGAAGCTACTTTATCCATCATTAAGTTTAATGCAGTAATGAACAGCCTGAAAACCCCTTCccaaattttaaactttttggAAGCTAAAAGTCGAATATGCGGGAGAAAATCTAGAAAAATTCGAGTGCAGCCAACGTCAATTTCGCGACgtaaaaacaaagcattgcctCAATCTGGGAGAATTCAAGCTGGCAGGccttccaaaattgaaaaactaaaacgGAAGCACAGCCTTGGAAGCAACATTTCGCATAACCTACCAAATGCTAAGTTACATTGAACTTAATTCTGTATTTcgttatttaaaatatataatgaCCCATGTATATATGACTTTTATTGTACGAATATCTACCATTCATCAGGAAGATGAAGGTAGGAATGAATAGATTTTAAAATTCACGAGACAAACCTATACTGTTCAATTGGGTATTTCGCCacaatattctcaattaaacaaaaagtaattttaattcagaatcATATGCCAAATTtatgtaaaataatatgaaaatgcaGTGTTGCAAAATACCTAATTAAGCACGTATAAATATGAACACGACACAAAGACATATATAATTTATTGGCTCTGTATTACACTGGAATTTGTCGTCTGCCATGCAGCGTATTCATAAACAAAGCCACGAGTGATCGAGAGCGCCGCGCGGACCTCGCGCTCTGAACTGTACAGGCCTTTGCCTTTACGCGACCCGGCAaacttcgtaccgccctataatcaagaaatgtCTCTTACCTTTTCAtctgaattaagttaatttctttattatgttCGAGCAACACAATGCAGGGgcttcatttttaaacttaaatgccttgcaatattgacaaataaagttcattggtccaatagcaacgatatgcagtgtactgtagtcaatttctttgttataattaaatgcagctctataggggttaaacgcaacatttctattttgttggttccggttccatcgattccgttcaacttAATTCCGCGTTTCtgctcatcagtttgacttgcttttgtatttctttgacttgcagcattacgggttctgcgacttaagtttgtacgtctaattgccggcatctttagaaacaaaattcaacagaaaataaaaaaaggaacttgaaattatacactctgaataagaatttatcgtactacaattataatatttgattgccatcttgcaaccttattgcagatctgtggatagattaaaaacgataaaaatcgggatttaaaaataggggttgatcgtataagagtgaaaattgagagagatatgaaattttttattctgtcatgacaaattaaaaataattcttaccaaaaaaattgaagtttatgattaacaaataaaaaaaagtggttaaccgtagagggatgaaaaattgagagtataatcagattttttttttaagtcgacagaataaaaaaaaatttttgccaaaaaattaaagtttataattcacgaaaaaaaataggggttgatcgtagaggggtgaaaattgagagtaatatgagatttttcatttaaagtcatgatagaataaaaaaaaaattttgccaaaaaattaaagcttataattaacaaataaaaaataagggttgaacgtagaggggtgaaaaattgagagtcatatgagatttttcattataagtcatgacaaaataaaaaaaaattcttgcaaaaaaaataaaactttttaattaccaaataaaaaataagggttgatcgtagaggggtgaaaatttagggttgcatgtatttttgtatgatgtatcataaaaaaataaaaacaaaaaattttgtctgaaaaataaaaaaaaaattaaggggtggaccacccttaacatttagggggatgaaaaatagatgttTTCCGATTCTCCCCCCTGACTAATATCCTCGCTAAGGATCACGAAAATCGGTCGAGCCGTTTCGGAGGAGTTCGATTACGCACCccgtgacagaagaattttatatattagataagaggtgtttgatcgacctgggtttttgtccctttcATTAGGTGAATTCAGAgatctgaaccacgactcaaacaaacgactgttctcgggcattttgagttgtaacaaagaggttacagtagaaaaatatatttcatgtcGTCTCGCAGGACGGAAGATATCCACACCTGCGAGAATACTGTcgttgatgatacctggggtGTAGGCAAATTGAGACACTggcgtaaagtcaacggttcttgagaatggttccaaaatcggagccgaaacgtcgaacatcacaaaatattagacgcggtcaATCCGGAACccacaaagttcaaatatttatatatccATTACTaaacaattaattatttttcaggtGATGGTGGCTATGCAATGATACGAGGGCGGTTTGAAGTTCGTGACTTtttgaataaaacaattttttttcgacaaaaaaacaatttgtttttCTACCTAATCACCTTtaagctatatatatatatatatacattcaGTCCAGCGTctttctgattttttcattcTCCCCAAATAATAGGTTTCCTCGAGGCTCTCAAAAAAGGCGTTTGTTTCGGTAATGACTTCTTCATTCGACTCAAATCTCTTACCTCCCACCCCTTTGTTGAGATTTGGAAACAGAAAATAGTCACTGGGGACTAAATCTAGAGAATTGGCTGGATGAGGTAGCAGTTTCGTGGATTTTGGCCATCGTGATTAGACAAGTGTGCACacgtgcattgtcttgatggaacagcacTTTCTTCTTCGCCAAATGCGGCCGATTTTGCTTCAAATAGACGTCGAATCTGTTCAAAAGCTTTGAATAATATTCGCCGTTGATCGTTTTACCTTTCTCGAGGAAATCAATGTGAATGACAACGCGTGCATCCCAAAAAACTGTGGCCATGACCTAGTTGGCTGACAGACTCTGTCTTGCCTTCTTTGGTCTACGTTCACCCCCTGCAACCCACTGTTTCGATTGTTGTTTGGTCTCTGGAGTGTTGTGATGGATCCATGTTTCGTCCACATTAACAAAACAGCGCAAAAACTCCTTCGGACTACGGCTGAGCATCGTTAAATACTATTTTGAAGTGATTACAGGATTGCGCTTATGGTCGAGTTTGAGCAATTGCGGCACCCATCTCGCGAAGAGTTTTTTCATGTCCAAATATTCGTGTAAAATATGACGTACCCATTCAGTTGAGATACATACAGCATTAGCCAACTCACGCACTTTCATTCTCCGATCGTCCAATATAATTTCATGGATTTTATCGACGATTTCCGGGGTGATCACTTCTTTTGGGCGACCTGAACGTTCGGCGTCACTAGTGCTGGTAAGACCACAACGGAACTCTCTGTAAACCATTTTTTTACCATTGAAATTGATGGTGACGAGTCCTTGTAATATTTATCAAACCTTTCCTTAGTTCCAGTAATCGATTTTTCACGTAAAAAGTAATGTTTAATCAGCACACGGAATTCACTTTATTccattttctaaaaattcacGAGGTGGTCTGCTTTGAACGGCTATAAAACAGCAACTGCACGTCGTAACTTGCTGAAAATTAGAATGTTGTCCACTGATATATCACAGATGACGGAAATACTGTTGCATT
It includes:
- the LOC123675615 gene encoding uncharacterized protein LOC123675615 isoform X2; the encoded protein is MESVSANPLICEVCQKEFTNVWNKKRHLLKIHNDESAKTNRKQHIMCSVCPGENREKFSCYNDLDKHLATSHDVNIKESMLSFQSNEEFKAWRGKENREVDYVCVRTLKTKNGETIVNYNCNRSDYRGYECVGQKRHMKSGGSIHIQGVCPSRMLVKTATNGIVTVTFVETHVGHNDELRTKRLTEYQQNLIVEKLTAGVSTERIIQDARIIRDDKLDRLNLITRGDLAYLMRKFNLDKRRDADDMVATALKVEEWNGRGENYAFLFKRIGECCPGLRDEDFALAYMNGVMEKKLRDFKRIICVDGTHGTNRNNWDLTIVLVKDEKNMGFPVAFLLSNRLDQTIQEHFFTALKSRLGESIQAEFFMSDDDTKYYNAWTKVMKTDKEPRRLLCTWHVIKNWNIQGRSKIKNLQIKQDMKKKMRAILKETDPSIFLQLKETYFKHLEEEGENDFLKYLQSFYFKNEERIKMWAHCHRINAGINTNMAIESLNKVLKYNKMRTQRNIRVEKLLDLLDELVEEKMWTKIINVERPNANNYQHKVTVESHKKAEKMEGKVKPQELGTFKVTSCSINDKFYIVSIKELCDDDCRAGYCHICKICIHRYECQCPENAVKQVLCKHIHAVSLFEARSDSVVDSSHSDDDNQLQVNEPSGTELRYQEDLNHFIQESRENNKSITSEERREGSVTAKKFVHNQLLKQPTLPVQ
- the LOC123675615 gene encoding uncharacterized protein LOC123675615 isoform X1; translated protein: MESVSANPLICEVCQKEFTNVWNKKRHLLKIHNDESAKTNRKQHIMCSVCPGENREKFSCYNDLDKHLATSHDVNIKESMLSFQSNEEFKAWRGKENREVDYVCVRTLKTKNGETIVNYNCNRSDYRGYECVGQKRHMKSGGSIHIQGVCPSRMLVKTATNGIVTVTFVETHVGHNDELRTKRLTEYQQNLIVEKLTAGVSTERIIQDARIIRDDKLDRLNLITRGDLAYLMRKFNLDKRRDADDMVATALKVEEWNGRGENYAFLFKRIGECCPGLRDEDFALAYMNGVMEKKLRDFKRIICVDGTHGTNRNNWDLTIVLVKDEKNMGFPVAFLLSNRLDQTIQEHFFTALKSRLGESIQAEFFMSDDDTKYYNAWTKVMKTDKEPRRLLCTWHVIKNWNIQGRSKIKNLQIKQDMKKKMRAILKETDPSIFLQLKETYFKHLEEEGENDFLKYLQSFYFKNEERIKMWAHCHRINAGINTNMAIESLNKVLKYNKMRTQRNIRVEKLLDLLDELVEEKMWTKIINVERPNANNYQHKVTVESHKKAEKMEGKVKPQELGTFKVTSCSINDKFYIVSIKELCDDDCRAGYCHICKICIHRYECQCPENAVKQVLCKHIHAVSLFEARSDSVVDSSHSDDDNQLQVNEPSGTELRYQEDLNHFIQESRENNKSITSEERREFAIMEHTNFIRSLDDDTLYKFLAEISKLRTNMGLDGSEHVSKKRKMEKQSYFPNKK